Proteins encoded in a region of the Streptomyces sp. NBC_00258 genome:
- a CDS encoding GNAT family N-acetyltransferase — MLIREAAAGDWPRIWPFWHRIVAAAETYAWDPDTSEEDARALWMAPGKRVYVAEDATGAVVGSAYVTPNYGGPASHIANAGFMVDPAHSGRGIGRALANHVLETAKADGYGAMVFNAVVETNPAVKLWLSLGFTILGTVPDAYTHPTHGRVGLHVMHRAL, encoded by the coding sequence ATGCTGATCAGAGAAGCCGCGGCCGGTGACTGGCCGCGGATCTGGCCTTTCTGGCACCGCATCGTCGCCGCCGCCGAGACCTACGCCTGGGACCCGGACACGTCCGAAGAGGACGCCCGTGCCCTGTGGATGGCCCCGGGCAAGCGCGTGTACGTCGCCGAGGACGCCACCGGAGCGGTGGTCGGCTCCGCCTACGTCACTCCCAACTACGGCGGCCCCGCCTCCCACATCGCCAACGCCGGCTTCATGGTCGACCCGGCCCACTCGGGCCGGGGCATCGGCCGAGCCCTGGCCAACCACGTCCTGGAGACGGCCAAGGCCGACGGCTACGGAGCGATGGTCTTCAACGCGGTCGTCGAAACCAACCCCGCCGTCAAGCTCTGGCTCTCCCTGGGCTTCACCATCCTGGGCACAGTCCCGGACGCCTACACCCACCCGACCCACGGCAGAGTGGGCTTGCACGTCATGCACCGGGCCCTCTGA
- a CDS encoding HD domain-containing protein produces MELRSVEELMDLLHACRGSRNTAGHGGAPVDLHDHALQTAALLRRSRPADKELQVAGLVHVIGQLLRPGDVAGHAEHAADTVRPLLGERVARLVRLHRDGWEDDPVMEDVQILRQADEASWASGLDAGVLEDWRTVLELVSARHARPRTVG; encoded by the coding sequence ATGGAGCTGCGCAGTGTCGAAGAGCTGATGGATCTGCTGCACGCCTGCCGAGGGTCCCGGAACACCGCCGGCCACGGCGGCGCCCCGGTCGATCTCCACGACCACGCGCTGCAGACCGCGGCGCTGCTGCGTCGAAGTCGCCCCGCCGACAAGGAACTCCAGGTGGCGGGCCTGGTGCATGTCATCGGGCAGCTGTTGCGGCCCGGTGATGTCGCGGGGCACGCGGAGCACGCGGCCGACACGGTCCGCCCGCTGCTCGGCGAACGCGTCGCCCGCCTCGTACGGCTCCACAGGGACGGGTGGGAGGACGACCCGGTCATGGAGGACGTCCAGATCCTGCGGCAGGCGGACGAAGCCTCGTGGGCGTCCGGCCTCGACGCCGGGGTCCTGGAGGACTGGCGCACGGTCCTGGAGCTGGTCTCGGCACGTCACGCACGTCCCAGGACCGTCGGCTGA
- a CDS encoding MBL fold metallo-hydrolase: MAARIEHLVTSGTFSLDGGTWDVDNNVWIVGDDSEAVVVDAAHDADAIAEALGDRTLRAIVCTHAHNDHIDAAPALAARTGAPILLHPDDLPLWKQTHPDRLPDGELADGQQLSVAGVELTVLHTPGHAPGAVCLYAPELGTVFTGDTLFQGGPGATGRSFSHFPTIVESIRTRLLALPPETMVRTGHGDSTTVGAETPHLQEWIDRGH; the protein is encoded by the coding sequence ATGGCCGCCCGTATCGAGCACCTGGTTACGTCGGGCACGTTCAGCCTGGACGGCGGCACCTGGGACGTCGACAACAACGTCTGGATCGTGGGTGACGACTCGGAGGCGGTGGTCGTCGACGCGGCGCACGACGCCGACGCCATCGCCGAGGCGCTCGGCGACCGCACACTGCGGGCCATCGTCTGCACCCACGCCCACAACGACCACATCGACGCGGCCCCCGCCCTCGCGGCCCGCACCGGCGCTCCGATCCTGCTCCACCCGGACGACCTCCCCCTGTGGAAGCAGACCCACCCGGACCGCCTGCCGGACGGGGAACTCGCCGACGGGCAGCAGCTCTCCGTCGCGGGCGTGGAGCTGACCGTCCTGCACACACCGGGGCACGCGCCGGGGGCCGTGTGCCTGTACGCCCCGGAGCTGGGCACGGTCTTCACCGGGGACACCCTGTTCCAGGGCGGCCCGGGCGCGACGGGCCGGTCGTTCTCCCACTTCCCGACGATCGTCGAGTCGATCCGGACCCGGCTCCTCGCCCTGCCCCCGGAGACGATGGTCCGTACGGGCCACGGCGACTCGACGACGGTCGGCGCCGAGACCCCGCACCTTCAGGAGTGGATCGACCGAGGGCACTGA
- a CDS encoding family 20 glycosylhydrolase, with amino-acid sequence MRTDARSTYPRQSRLVGVVAALLLLAAPVPAAQAAGGAGKAGPATPVTVPALSDWAPESGQYVYGRGTRLVADGRAERRVADTLADDLRAAGHGSVPVVSGGARTGDIVVDVVPKRAALGKEGYELRAGKRLSVTGATETGAFYGTRTILQLLAQGDRLPAGRTVDVPQYEERGVGVCACYIHITTAWLENLVRDMAYNKLNQLLLELKVKSDAHPEANTWGYYTKDEIRRLVALGEKYHVTIIPEINSPGHMDPWIENRPDLQLTDSDGNKQPSRLDITRPEAFAYYTSLMDEYAEVFKADSWHMGADEYMLGSDFAKYPQVLEYARAKYGANATPQDAFIDFVNRVHAYAADRGKKLRIWNDGLTGDNTVPVTAGTTVEHWLNVATKPSQLRAQGYPLMNAAYALYLVRGGFHSDTKGLYDQSWDPRSFEGEKLASREGITGAKISLWPDNGRGETENEVAEDTDPALRHVAQATWGSPHPDATYAQFTARAAAVGHAPGWRDLTRVPVADGTYTFHAGTATVTAEVKRTPDGYVTLRTANGCLEVRGGKLTLNVPLQPGVEVSRQTCDPANTLQRWQLAPAQDGYRLVNAITQMAVHVTDDGRLVQYPPDQQRPAVWQLTAG; translated from the coding sequence GTGCGTACGGATGCCAGGAGTACGTATCCAAGACAGTCCCGGCTGGTCGGCGTCGTGGCGGCGCTGTTGCTGCTCGCGGCCCCGGTCCCGGCGGCGCAGGCGGCGGGCGGGGCCGGGAAGGCCGGCCCCGCGACCCCTGTCACCGTCCCCGCGCTGTCCGACTGGGCGCCGGAATCAGGACAGTACGTCTACGGGCGCGGCACACGCCTGGTCGCGGACGGCAGGGCCGAGCGCCGAGTCGCCGACACCCTCGCCGACGACCTGCGCGCGGCAGGGCACGGCAGCGTCCCCGTCGTCAGCGGGGGAGCGCGTACGGGAGACATCGTTGTCGATGTCGTGCCGAAGCGGGCCGCGCTCGGCAAGGAAGGGTACGAACTCCGCGCGGGCAAACGCCTGTCGGTGACGGGGGCCACCGAGACCGGCGCCTTCTACGGCACCCGGACCATCCTCCAACTCCTGGCCCAGGGAGACCGGTTGCCCGCCGGACGCACCGTCGACGTGCCGCAGTACGAGGAGCGCGGCGTCGGCGTCTGCGCCTGCTACATCCACATCACGACGGCCTGGCTGGAGAACCTCGTACGCGACATGGCGTACAACAAGCTCAACCAGCTGCTGCTCGAACTGAAGGTGAAGAGCGACGCGCACCCCGAGGCCAACACCTGGGGCTACTACACCAAGGACGAGATACGACGCCTCGTCGCCCTCGGCGAGAAGTACCACGTCACGATCATTCCGGAGATCAACTCCCCGGGGCACATGGACCCGTGGATCGAGAACCGCCCGGATCTCCAGCTCACCGACTCCGACGGCAACAAGCAGCCGTCCCGGCTCGACATCACGCGCCCCGAGGCCTTCGCCTACTACACGAGCCTGATGGACGAGTACGCGGAGGTCTTCAAGGCCGACTCGTGGCACATGGGCGCCGACGAGTACATGCTCGGCTCGGACTTCGCGAAGTACCCGCAGGTCCTGGAGTACGCCCGGGCGAAGTACGGCGCGAACGCCACGCCCCAGGACGCCTTCATCGACTTCGTCAACCGTGTCCACGCCTACGCGGCGGACAGGGGCAAGAAGCTGCGCATCTGGAACGACGGGCTCACCGGCGACAACACCGTGCCCGTCACGGCCGGGACGACGGTCGAGCACTGGCTGAACGTGGCCACGAAGCCCAGCCAACTCCGGGCCCAGGGCTACCCGTTGATGAACGCGGCCTACGCCCTCTATCTCGTGCGCGGCGGGTTCCACTCGGACACCAAGGGTCTGTACGACCAGAGTTGGGACCCGCGCAGCTTCGAGGGCGAGAAGCTCGCCTCGCGCGAGGGCATCACCGGGGCGAAGATCAGCCTCTGGCCCGACAACGGGCGCGGCGAGACCGAGAACGAGGTCGCGGAAGACACCGATCCGGCACTGCGGCACGTCGCACAGGCCACCTGGGGCAGCCCCCACCCGGACGCCACGTACGCGCAGTTCACCGCTCGCGCGGCGGCCGTGGGCCACGCCCCGGGATGGCGGGACCTCACCCGGGTGCCGGTCGCGGACGGGACGTACACCTTCCACGCGGGGACCGCGACCGTGACGGCCGAGGTGAAGCGCACCCCGGACGGTTACGTGACCTTGAGGACCGCGAACGGCTGTCTCGAAGTACGCGGCGGCAAGCTCACCCTCAACGTGCCGCTCCAGCCCGGCGTCGAGGTGTCCCGGCAGACCTGCGACCCCGCGAACACCCTGCAGCGCTGGCAGTTGGCGCCCGCGCAGGACGGCTACCGGCTCGTCAACGCGATCACGCAGATGGCCGTGCACGTGACGGACGACGGTCGCCTCGTGCAGTACCCGCCGGACCAACAGCGTCCAGCCGTCTGGCAGTTGACCGCCGGATGA
- a CDS encoding S-(hydroxymethyl)mycothiol dehydrogenase, which produces MAAQQVRGVIAPGKNEPVEIRTILIPDPGPGEAVVKVQACGVCHTDLHYKQGGISDDYPFLLGHEAAGVVEAVGEGVTDVAPGDFVVLNWRAVCGQCRACLRGRPWYCFNTHNAKQKMTLEDGTELSPALGIGAFAEKTLVAAGQCTKVDPSVSPAVAGLLGCGVMAGIGAAINTGNVGRGDSVAVIGCGGVGDAAIAGANLAGAARIIAVDIDDRKLEKARTMGATHTVNSKETDPVEAIRELTGGFGADVVIEAVGRPETYKQAFYARDLAGTVVLVGVPTPEMKLELPLLDVFGRGGALKSSWYGDCLPSRDFPMLIDLHQQGRLDLAAFVTETIELDAVEQAFDRMHQGDVLRSVVML; this is translated from the coding sequence ATGGCCGCCCAGCAGGTACGCGGTGTCATCGCCCCCGGTAAGAACGAACCGGTGGAGATCCGGACGATTCTCATCCCGGACCCGGGTCCCGGCGAGGCTGTCGTGAAGGTGCAGGCCTGCGGGGTCTGTCACACCGACCTGCACTACAAGCAGGGCGGTATCAGCGACGACTACCCCTTCCTTCTCGGCCACGAGGCGGCCGGTGTGGTGGAGGCGGTCGGCGAGGGCGTCACCGACGTGGCGCCCGGTGACTTCGTCGTCCTCAACTGGCGTGCGGTGTGCGGCCAGTGCCGCGCCTGTCTGCGCGGCCGCCCCTGGTACTGCTTCAACACGCACAACGCCAAGCAGAAGATGACCCTGGAGGACGGCACGGAGCTGTCCCCCGCCCTGGGCATCGGCGCCTTCGCAGAGAAGACCCTGGTCGCGGCCGGCCAGTGCACCAAGGTCGACCCGTCCGTGTCCCCCGCGGTCGCGGGCCTCCTCGGCTGCGGCGTGATGGCCGGCATCGGCGCCGCCATCAACACCGGCAACGTGGGCCGTGGCGATTCGGTGGCCGTCATCGGCTGCGGCGGCGTCGGGGACGCGGCGATCGCCGGTGCGAACCTCGCCGGTGCCGCGCGGATCATCGCCGTCGACATCGACGACCGGAAGCTGGAGAAGGCCCGCACCATGGGCGCCACCCACACGGTCAACTCCAAGGAGACGGACCCCGTCGAGGCGATCCGCGAGCTGACCGGCGGCTTCGGCGCCGATGTCGTCATCGAGGCGGTCGGCCGCCCCGAGACGTACAAGCAGGCGTTCTACGCCCGGGATCTCGCGGGCACGGTGGTCCTGGTCGGTGTGCCGACACCGGAGATGAAGCTGGAGCTGCCCCTGCTGGACGTCTTCGGCCGCGGCGGCGCCCTCAAGTCGTCGTGGTACGGCGACTGCCTTCCCTCGCGCGACTTCCCGATGCTGATCGACCTCCACCAGCAGGGGCGCCTCGACCTGGCGGCCTTCGTGACGGAGACCATCGAACTGGACGCGGTGGAGCAGGCCTTCGACCGCATGCACCAGGGCGACGTCCTGCGCTCGGTGGTGATGCTGTGA
- a CDS encoding amidase: protein MTSWAGRTAAEIAAAVREKRVTPREVVAEHLARIELLDARVGAFRTLRATAALAEADEVAARADLAELPLAGVPVAVKDNLAVRGESTRNGTAASPDTPADEDHVTVARLRAAGAVVVGLTNCPELCVFGTTEGVHGTARNPWDTTRTAGGSSGGSAAAVAAGMVPIALGNDGMGSLRIPAANCGLIGLKPGHGVVPAGIGHGDWFGMSENGPLATTVEDARLMFSVLAGTEAGAEAGAGGATDGVRAEGPVTRTVAVSVRSPLVGVTVSRPYADAAREAGELLAGAGHRVRRADPPYPVWLGTTSLAHWTAGTAVDAEGLDPRRLARRTRVHAALGRRFVGSVRGGVRREQLRERFEPFFAEHEVLLTPALARRGPAAAEWHRRGWLRNVLVNTNYSPLTPPWNLTGWPAMAVPFGTLASGVPGAVQLVGRPGSEAVLLELAGQLEELRPWTRTAPLGGSGEGL from the coding sequence GTGACCAGCTGGGCCGGCCGGACCGCCGCCGAGATCGCCGCCGCCGTACGCGAGAAGCGGGTCACGCCCCGTGAGGTGGTGGCCGAGCACCTCGCCCGGATCGAGCTGCTCGACGCCCGCGTGGGTGCCTTCCGCACGCTGCGCGCGACTGCGGCGCTCGCCGAGGCGGACGAGGTGGCGGCCCGCGCCGACCTGGCCGAACTTCCCCTCGCGGGCGTGCCGGTGGCCGTCAAGGACAATCTGGCCGTACGCGGCGAGTCCACCCGCAACGGCACCGCCGCGAGCCCGGACACTCCGGCCGACGAGGATCATGTCACCGTGGCGCGGCTGCGGGCGGCGGGCGCGGTAGTGGTGGGGCTGACGAACTGCCCGGAACTCTGCGTCTTCGGCACCACGGAGGGCGTGCACGGCACGGCCCGTAACCCGTGGGACACCACGCGCACGGCGGGCGGCTCGTCCGGTGGCAGCGCGGCCGCGGTCGCCGCCGGCATGGTGCCCATCGCGCTCGGCAACGACGGCATGGGGTCGCTGCGCATACCCGCCGCCAACTGTGGGCTGATCGGGCTGAAGCCGGGGCATGGCGTCGTCCCTGCGGGGATCGGCCACGGTGACTGGTTCGGGATGTCCGAGAACGGGCCGCTGGCGACGACGGTCGAGGACGCGCGGCTGATGTTCTCCGTCCTGGCCGGAACGGAAGCCGGTGCGGAGGCCGGGGCGGGTGGCGCGACGGATGGCGTACGGGCCGAGGGGCCCGTCACCCGGACGGTCGCCGTCTCCGTGCGGAGTCCTCTGGTGGGGGTTACCGTCAGCCGCCCCTACGCCGACGCGGCGCGTGAGGCGGGCGAGTTGCTGGCGGGAGCGGGGCATCGGGTCCGGCGGGCGGATCCGCCGTATCCCGTGTGGCTGGGGACGACCTCGCTCGCTCACTGGACCGCGGGGACGGCGGTGGATGCGGAGGGGCTCGATCCGCGGCGGCTGGCTCGGCGGACTCGGGTGCACGCGGCCCTGGGGCGGCGTTTTGTGGGATCGGTGCGGGGTGGGGTGCGGCGGGAGCAGTTGCGGGAGCGGTTCGAGCCGTTCTTCGCGGAACACGAGGTGCTGCTCACGCCCGCCCTTGCTCGGCGGGGGCCCGCCGCGGCGGAGTGGCACCGACGGGGGTGGCTGCGGAATGTGCTGGTCAACACGAACTATTCGCCGTTGACGCCGCCGTGGAATCTGACGGGGTGGCCTGCGATGGCTGTGCCCTTCGGGACGCTGGCGTCGGGGGTGCCGGGTGCTGTCCAACTGGTGGGGCGGCCTGGGAGCGAGGCGGTGCTGTTGGAGTTGGCGGGGCAGTTGGAGGAGTTGCGGCCGTGGACGCGGACGGCTCCGCTGGGGGGTTCGGGGGAAGGGCTGTAG
- a CDS encoding SDR family oxidoreductase, whose translation MTPSYGLQGRVAVVTGASRGIGLAVAEGLVAAGARVCVTGRDAEGVRRAAAELGAVGIAGTVADPAHLRELTELAMDAFGRIDIVVNNAATNQPYGPLMDADPDLWREAFTVNVEAPLRLVQYAWRAWMADHGGSVVNICTEGATHVGPNVGAYGTSKAALLHLTQQLAGELAPGVRVNSVSPGLVRTEMARFVWEQAEDELAAGLPLGRIGEPEDIARAVVWLASDAAEWITGTDLLVDGGTRVRAAHTATPYAVHDRLRSQTPGDRNAP comes from the coding sequence ATGACGCCGTCGTACGGACTTCAGGGCAGGGTCGCCGTCGTCACCGGGGCCTCGCGTGGGATCGGGCTGGCCGTCGCCGAGGGGCTCGTGGCCGCGGGGGCACGGGTGTGTGTCACGGGTCGGGACGCCGAGGGCGTGCGCCGGGCCGCCGCGGAGCTGGGTGCCGTGGGGATCGCGGGCACCGTCGCCGATCCGGCGCACCTGCGCGAGCTGACCGAGCTGGCGATGGACGCGTTCGGCCGCATCGACATCGTGGTGAACAACGCGGCGACCAACCAGCCCTACGGCCCGCTCATGGACGCCGACCCGGACCTCTGGCGCGAGGCGTTCACGGTCAACGTCGAGGCACCGCTGCGGCTGGTCCAGTACGCGTGGCGGGCCTGGATGGCCGACCACGGTGGCTCGGTGGTCAACATCTGCACCGAGGGCGCGACGCATGTCGGTCCGAACGTGGGCGCGTACGGCACGAGCAAGGCGGCTCTGCTCCACCTCACTCAGCAACTCGCGGGCGAACTGGCCCCCGGGGTCCGGGTCAACTCGGTCTCCCCCGGCCTCGTCCGCACCGAGATGGCCCGCTTCGTATGGGAACAGGCCGAGGACGAACTCGCGGCCGGCCTCCCACTGGGCCGCATCGGCGAACCGGAGGACATCGCCCGCGCCGTGGTCTGGCTGGCCTCGGACGCGGCGGAGTGGATCACAGGGACGGACCTGCTGGTGGACGGCGGAACGAGAGTGCGCGCAGCACACA